The Candidatus Bealeia paramacronuclearis DNA segment CAAAAGGGGGAGAAGTCAGAGCTTCATCGTGCCGTTGATCCCATTCGAGATCAAAGCTACTTCCTCTTTGCCACCACACAAAATCAACTTGATTTTCTGAGGTTTCCTTTGGGCAGCCTGAATGCCAAAACGGAAACCCGTAAACACGCCAAGCGCTTTGGTTTGGAAATTGCTGAAAAACCCGACAGCCAAGATATTTGCTTTGTCCCCAATGGATCTTATGTGTCTGTTGTTGAAAAGCTCCGTCCGGGGAGTCTCGAAGAGGGTGAGATCCTCCATCTCGATGGTCGCGTTTTGGGCACACATACAGGCATTATTGGATATACCGTAGGACAACGCAAGGGCCTTGGAATTGGCGGAGGAGAGCCCCTTTATGTGGTGGGACTTGACCCCAAAACACATCGCGTTTATGTGGGCCCTAAAGAAGCACTCGCAAAATCTGAAGTCTACATTCAAGAACTCAATTGGCTGGGGGAGCAGACAAAAGAGACCTTTAATGCCCTCGTTAAAATTAGGTCCGCCCACAAACCCGTCCCTGCCAAAATCACACTTCTTGAAAATGGAAAAGCGCGCGTCCAGTTTGATTCCCCCGAATATGGCGTTTCTGCAGGACAGGCCTGCGTGGTCTATGATGGCAA contains these protein-coding regions:
- the mnmA gene encoding tRNA 2-thiouridine(34) synthase MnmA, whose translation is MLLDLPGKPQDHRIVVAMSGGVDSSVAAALMVEAGYDVIGITLQLYDQGAMVAKKGACCAGQDIYDARQVCDKLGIPHYILDYESRFHESVMNDFADSYLRGETPIPCVRCNQNVKFKDLLSTARDLGAEALVTGHYVQRFQKGEKSELHRAVDPIRDQSYFLFATTQNQLDFLRFPLGSLNAKTETRKHAKRFGLEIAEKPDSQDICFVPNGSYVSVVEKLRPGSLEEGEILHLDGRVLGTHTGIIGYTVGQRKGLGIGGGEPLYVVGLDPKTHRVYVGPKEALAKSEVYIQELNWLGEQTKETFNALVKIRSAHKPVPAKITLLENGKARVQFDSPEYGVSAGQACVVYDGNRVLGGGWIERDALF